AGGTCGCGGCATCGGCTGTTTTAAAGGGACTGTCGTCTCAGGATACTTCATTCGGAAAAGATCACGTATCAATGTCATTATCCTCATGGCTATCAGACTCGACTCCATTCACCCAGCCACGTGTAGCCTTAAGCGCCTCTGTTATCTTTGTGGAAGATATGCCTTTTGTATAAGGGAAATAAACGATTCTGATTCCCTCTTTTGCAAATTCTTGCTCATACTTCTTCCATTTCTCTGTGCCATACCAGTCATCGCCAACAAAAAGGACCGTAGCTCCAAGTTTCTTGCAAGCCGCAAGCTTATCCATATCATACTGAGGTACGACAGCATCGACATATTTGATACTCCTTACTATCTCGGCACGGTCAGAGAAAGGAATCATGGCATGCTTGCCCTTGTATAGAACCAACTCATCTACAGTGACACCCACAATCAGTTTGTCACACATGCCTTTGGCATTCTTCAAAAGATTCAAATGACCTATGTGGAAAAGGTCATAAACTCCTGTTGTGTATCCTATTACCATAAATCTATTGTAATTATCATAGAAAGCGGCGCAAAGATAAGCTTTTTCCACATTTTTTCAAAAGAAAAAAGAAAAAAAGTAGCATTTTAAAAGTCTTTTGCCAATTTCTTTTTACCTTTGCATAAATTCACTAACTAAAAGCAAATGCAACAACGTGGATAGTAGAACCTTTCTTAAGTTAGCACGCAATTCCAAACTCTATAAAAAGTGCATGAAGCCTTTCATGTGTCTCTTCAGGCTCCTGCCGCTGTCGGAGAAGAAGATCATTGTCAACAACTACAACGGAAAAGGCTATGGTGACAATGCGAAGTATATTGTCGATGAAATCAGAAGACAACAGTTGCATTACGACCTGGTATGGATTGTGGAAGATGGCAAAAGCATTGAACTCCCTGATGGAATCAGAAAGGTGAGAATGTGGTCATTGCGCTGCATCTATGAATTGTCAACAGCAAAGGTAATTATTAGCAATGTAAAGAACTATCTGCCGTTTTTGAAGCGTTCTTCGCAATACTACATACAGACATGGCACGGTCCGGTGCCATTCAAATATATAGAACAAGATGCTGTTGATTTGTTGTCGCCCAGATATATCAAGGAATCGCAGCAAAACTCAAGCATCACCGATGTCATGCTCTCCTGTAATGCCATCAGTTCCTATCTTTTCAAGAACTCGTTCTGGTATGATGGTGAAGTCTATGAATGTGGTGCACCGCGTTCCGACATTTTTTTCAGCAGTCAGTCGGTGAAAGACCAGCTGAGAAGGCAGATGGGTGTGACCGAAGGGCAAAAGGTGGTGCTCTATTGTCCTACTTTCCGTGATAATGGAAGCATCAGCGCCTATGATATCGACGCGCACAAGATACTGGACACACTGAAACATACCACCAACCAAGACTGGGTGATGATGGTTCGCATGCATCCCAATGACAAGAAGGGAATAGCACGTTTCCATTTTGACAAAAAAGTCCTAAATATGACCGACTATCCCGACATGCAGGAACTCATCTTCGTGGCCGATATGCAGATTAGTGACTATTCATCAACCATCGCCGAGTTTCTCATAATGCAGAAGCCGGTATTCATCTATGCTTCCGACCTTGAGGAGTACAGTAAGAGTTGCCGTGGTCTATCACCAGCCTATTATGAACTGCCGATTCATATAAATAGGACTAACGAAGAGCTGATACAGTCTATTGAGCAATATGATGAAGCTCAGTTCCGTCAGCAGCTGGTTCCCTATCTTCAGCATTACAACAGTTTCGACGACGGCCACGCCTCTGAGCGTGTTGTTGAGCGTATAAAGAGTGTAATAGACGGAACCTTCCGTCGCCAAGATGGTTCCGAGAATCATAAGAAATAATAGCTATGTCACATCTGTTATTTAGATTATCCAGTAGGCTTCAGCCTGTAAAAGGGCTCCTGCAGATTCAAAAGGAACGATTGCTCGTCAAATTGCTAAGTCAGCATATAGACTGGGTCGATTCTGATATTAGCGGGCTTTACCGCAATCCTTCCGTAAGAATGAACAAGACGATATGGCTTATGTGGACGCAGGGTCTGGAACAGGCGCCCCCATTGGTACTTAAGTGCTACGAGAGCGTTGAGCCATATCGGGGTGACTACGACGTGGTGGTGCTCACTGCCGATAACCTTTCGCAGTATGTCCGCTTGCCCGAACATATTGCCCATCTCTATCGGGAGAAGAAAATCGGTGAGGCACTCCATTCCGACTTGGTGCGTGCCTATCTGCTGCTCCAGTATGGCGGCATCTGGCGTGATGCTACCTGCTACCAGTCGGCTCCTTATCCTTCCTATGTAGTGGAAGCACCTTTTTTTATGTTCAGCAAGAGCCTGCTGGGTGGACAGCTCTCTCCAATCATCGGTTCCAGCTGGTTCATCAAGGCTGAGGCTGACAACGTGCTGTTGAGAAAAGCTTTCGCCTTCCTATGCGAGTATTTCAGACATAACTCCACTCCTCATAACTATTATCTCTTCCATCTTACGCTTACCATGCTTGTAGAGAGTGATGAAGATTGTCATCTGCTATGGCAGACCATGCCCTATGTTTGCAACATGGACCCGCATGTATTCTACTTCCATTGGGACCTGCCCTATTCAGCCGAGGGCTATCGCCATTTGCTTAATGCCTGCTTCATCCATAAGTTGTCCTATAAGTATGATCCTTCAATACTGGAGGGTGAACAAAATATGATTAAGCACTTCCTTGAGTCATGAAGATATCGATAGTCATACCTATTTACAATGTCTCTCAGTACATTGCCGACTGTCTGAACAGCGTCTTTGCTCAGACCTACGCAGGAGCCATGGAATGTCTGCTTGTTGATGATTGTGGCACCGACGACAGTATGCGAATCGTTGACGAGCTATTGGCCAATTATCACGGTCCCATATCCTTCCGTATCTTACACCATGAACACAACCGCG
This region of Prevotella sp. E13-27 genomic DNA includes:
- a CDS encoding adenylyltransferase/cytidyltransferase family protein; protein product: MVIGYTTGVYDLFHIGHLNLLKNAKGMCDKLIVGVTVDELVLYKGKHAMIPFSDRAEIVRSIKYVDAVVPQYDMDKLAACKKLGATVLFVGDDWYGTEKWKKYEQEFAKEGIRIVYFPYTKGISSTKITEALKATRGWVNGVESDSHEDNDIDT
- a CDS encoding CDP-glycerol glycerophosphotransferase family protein, with the translated sequence MKPFMCLFRLLPLSEKKIIVNNYNGKGYGDNAKYIVDEIRRQQLHYDLVWIVEDGKSIELPDGIRKVRMWSLRCIYELSTAKVIISNVKNYLPFLKRSSQYYIQTWHGPVPFKYIEQDAVDLLSPRYIKESQQNSSITDVMLSCNAISSYLFKNSFWYDGEVYECGAPRSDIFFSSQSVKDQLRRQMGVTEGQKVVLYCPTFRDNGSISAYDIDAHKILDTLKHTTNQDWVMMVRMHPNDKKGIARFHFDKKVLNMTDYPDMQELIFVADMQISDYSSTIAEFLIMQKPVFIYASDLEEYSKSCRGLSPAYYELPIHINRTNEELIQSIEQYDEAQFRQQLVPYLQHYNSFDDGHASERVVERIKSVIDGTFRRQDGSENHKK
- a CDS encoding capsular polysaccharide synthesis protein, with product MSHLLFRLSSRLQPVKGLLQIQKERLLVKLLSQHIDWVDSDISGLYRNPSVRMNKTIWLMWTQGLEQAPPLVLKCYESVEPYRGDYDVVVLTADNLSQYVRLPEHIAHLYREKKIGEALHSDLVRAYLLLQYGGIWRDATCYQSAPYPSYVVEAPFFMFSKSLLGGQLSPIIGSSWFIKAEADNVLLRKAFAFLCEYFRHNSTPHNYYLFHLTLTMLVESDEDCHLLWQTMPYVCNMDPHVFYFHWDLPYSAEGYRHLLNACFIHKLSYKYDPSILEGEQNMIKHFLES